Below is a genomic region from Rhizobium sp. 007.
TCTTGCCTTCGGCAAGCTCGGTGCCGTAGGCCGTCGGCGTGTAGAAAGCCGGGATGCCGGCACCGGCCGCACGGATGCGTTCGGCAAGCGTCCCCTGCGGCACGAGTTCCAGCTCGATCTCCCCGGCAAGATATCTTTGCGTGAAGGCACGCGGGTCCGAGGAACGCGGGAAGGAGCAGATCATTTTCCGCACCATGCCGGCGTCGATCATCGCGGCGATGCCGATGCGGCCGTTGCCGGCATTGTTGTTGATGACGGTCAGGCTCTTCGGTCCCTTGTCGATGAGAGCGTGGATAAGCTCGATCGGTGCCCCTGAGCCGCCGAAACCACCGATCATGATGCTGGCGCCGTCACTGATTTCGCAGACAGCTTCCGCCGCGCTCCTGATTGTCTTGTCCATGCGGGATCTCTCCTTGCCGAATAGGCGGGACACGCTCCTCCCATGCCCGTGATCACGAATAGTGCGAGACGAAATCGGCGGCAAGATACTTTGTGCGCTATTTGACTTTTGTTCGTATATCGCACAGAGTTAAAATTCCGATTGGAGGTCAAAATGCGGGAAACGGATTTCGTCAGCGGCTTTGCCCGCGGCTTGAAAGTCATCGAAGCCTTCGGTGAGACGCACCAGCGTCTGTCGATCACAGAAGCTTCCAAGCTCGCCGGCCTTGACCGCGCCACCGTCCGCCGCTCGCTTCTGACGCTCGCAGAGCTCGGTTATGCGGATTACGACGGAAAGTTCTTCACATTGACGCCGAAGATCCTGCGCCTCGGCCATGCCTATCTTTCGGCAACGCCCTTGCCCCTGCAGATCCAACCGCATCTCGACCAATTGTCCGAAAAGGCCGGGCAGAGCGCCTCGGCCTCGGTTCTCGATGGCAGCGAGATCGTCTATATCGCCCGCGCCTCGCAACGCCGCGTCATGTCGATCAATCTGACGCCAGGCAGCCGTCTGCCTGCCTATTGCGCCTCGATGGGCCGTGTGCTGCTCGCAGCACTGCCGGAAAGTGAAGCGCGTGCTATTCTTGGCCGGACGGAATTGAAGCAGAACACGCCGAACACCAAGACCGACCTGGAAGACCTGATTGCCGAATTCCGCCGCATCCGCTCAAAAGGCTATGCCATCATCGATCAAGAGCTTGAAATCGGCCTTTGCTCCATCGCCGTTCCGGTCGAAAACGATCGAGGTAAGACGGTTGCGGCAATCAACATCGGAGCGCCGGCAGCCCACGCCCCTGCATCGGAAATGGCCGGGCGCTATCTGCCTCTTTTACAGGAGACGCAAAGGGCCTTGCGGCTGGTTTTGCGATAGCGGGCGAGAGCCCTTCCCCGCAAGCCGAAGCGAAGTCATACCCCGAGCCTCGTCCGCTCGGCCATACGCCATATGCGCGGCGTCTCGCCCGTCCGTTTCAGAAAGAAGCGCGAGAAGTAGGCCGGATCGGCAAAGCCCAACCGGTAGCCGATCTCCTGGACGCTGCCGAAGGTGAAGACCAGTTCGCGTTTTGCCTCATCCGTCAGCTTGCGGGCGATGAGTTCGTGCATGCTATGTCCCGTTGAAGCCTTGACGATGCGGTTCAGATGCGTCGGCGAGATGCCGAGCGCGCGAGCGTAGAAGGCGGCCGGCTTATGTCCCCTTAGATGCTGCTGCATCAGGCCGCTTAGAACCTCCATGCGTCGGCTATTCTCATCGGCCATCTCACTCTCGGCACCTTCGCAAATCCGCGCCGTCAGTTGCAGTGCGGAAGTCAGATAGGCATCCAGCAGATCGTTCCGGCCGCTCCGCCGCCCCGAAAACTCTTCTCCCAACCGCGTCAGCGTCTGCGCCACGTAAGCGGCATCCTCGTTTTGCATATCGAGCTCCGTCAGGTGCGGTTTCGCCAGCCACTCCCCGAACCAGCTGCGATCGCCAGGTGTGGCCTTCAGATGCGAGGCGAGCACCGTGATAACAAAGCCATCGATATCTTTCGAAAAGCGGAAGCCATGCCTCAGGCCGGGCGGTACGGTGATCACCGAGCGCGGATGGATTGCATGCCGCTCCTGGCCGAAGATCGCATCGCCCGATCCGGAATCGATGTACAAGATCTGAAGGAAGCTTTCATGCCGATGCAGCCGGATTTCCCAGTGATGAAGGCTGCTGCGCGATGGAATTGTCTCGCAATGCACCCAGAAATCCGGCTTTTTGCCGGCACTCTCGCCATAGAGCTCATAGGTCGGAACGAATTTCGTCATCGCACGCACATCCCTTGATGTTCGATTTGTGCAATTTCTCGGATGAAAAGTCCATTGCCGGGGCTGTCGCCTGAGAGGAGAATTTGACGAAAGACAAGCGCGGGGAGGAAGCATGCGCACACAGGTTGCGATTATCGGCTCCGGGCCATCCGGACTTCTGCTCGGCCAGCTCTTGACGGAGGCCGGTATTGAAAACGTCATTCTGGATCGGGTCGGCAAGGACTACATTCTCGGACGCGTTCGTGCCGGGGTCTTGGAGGAAGGCACGGTTAACCTTATGGATCAGGCAAAGGCCGGCGCCCGAATGCATGCCGAAGGCCTGCCGCATGACGGCTTCTCGCTTGCCTTCGACGGTCGCGATCACCGCATCGATCTCTTTGGGCTTACCGGAGGCAAGCGCGTCATGGTCTATGGCCAGACGGAACTCACACGCGACCTGATGGACCATCGCGAAAAGAGCGGCACCTTGACGATCTACGACGCGGCTGACGTCCAGCCGCACGAATTCAACGGCCGGCTCCCCTGCGTCACCTATAATAAGGACGGCACCACGCATCGTATCGATTGCGATTTCATCGCCGGCTGTGACGGCTTTCATGGTGCAAGCCGCAAAGCCGTGCCGGAAAGTTCGCTCCGCGCCTTCGAGAAGGTCTACCCCTTCGGCTGGCTCGGCATCTTGGCTGACGTGCCGCCGGTCAGCCACGAGTTGATCTATGCCAACCATCCCCGCGGCTTCGCGCTCTGTTCGATGCGCTCGCAGACCCGCAGCCGCTATTACATCCAGTGCCCGCTCGATGAAAAAATCGAGAACTGGGGCGACGACCGTTTCTGGGCGGAACTCCGCCGCCGCCTTCCAACTCACCACGCAGACGCAGTGATCACCGCACCGTCGTTCGAAAAGTCGATCGCACCGCTTCGATCCTTCGTCTCCGAGCCGATGCGTTTCGGCCGGCTGTTCCTGGTCGGGGATGCCGCCCATATCGTCCCGCCAACGGGCGCCAAGGGCCTCAACCTCGCCGCCAGCGACGTACACTACCTTTTTGGCGGCCTTATCGAGCACTATCAGGATCGCTCGGATGCCGGTATCGATGCTTATTCCGAACGCGCGCTCTCCCGCGTCTGGAAAGCCGTCCGCTTCTCCTGGTCGATGACGAGGATGATGCACCGGTTCCCCGATACGAGCGACTTCGACCAGAAGATCCAGGAAGCCGAACTCGACTATTTGACGCATTCCCAGGCAGCCGCGACAGCGCTTGCGGAAAACTATGTTGGGCTTCCCTACTAGCCGAAGCGTTCCGCTTCCAAATGGTCCCGCTGAAAGGATCTCATCGGCCTGCTTGAGACGCTAGACGGCGGCCTCAGCTTCGGCTTGCCCACGCTAAGAGGCATTTCGTCGAAAGGAATGCGAACCGGCCACCCCGCAATTGCGTAGCCTTTAAAACAGGCAAGTCGCCGCGAAGGTGAAGAATTGCCAATGCGATTTTCCATTTCTTCAAACGAGAACGCATCCTCAGAACCGAATGACCACACTTTCATGCGGCCCAAGTGAAAGGCAACCGTTCACCTCCTTACCTGTGAGCAAGTCGACGCCGGTTGGCAGTGACGAGACCTCGACTCTGCCTTCATCCGTATTGAGCACGAACAGCAGTTTCCTGTCGGCAGCTTCACGGACGGTCACTTCCATATTCGCGGGAAGGTCGGCGATCAGCGGCGCGATACCGGTGTGTGCGAAGAGCTGGTCAGCCAGGCCTTCGACCAAGGCCTCCGTAAGATACGTGCCTATGTAGACAGCACGACCCCTGCCCACTTTGCGGTTCGTAATGGCTGCCCGCCCGCTGGCAAAGCGGCTGCTCCACTGCCCAAGCACCTCGACGTCCGGGTATCGGCTGTTCGCTCGTGATCAAGGGCGAGATCTATCACGGAAGCCACAGTGCCGCCGGCAAGCTTGGCCACACGACCTCCGTTCCGAATGGCCGATTGTGTGAATGCGGCCGGCGGGGATGCCTGATGGCGCATGCAGCCGAGCCCTACATGCTGGACGAATGGCAGAGCCGGTCCGGCTCTTCGATAAGCCGCGATGAGTTTGCCAGGTCCGTCGAACATCAAGAAGACCTCGCACTTTCGATTTTGTCGGACTGTGGTTCGAGGATCGGACGACACCTGGCCGACATGGTCAATCTGTTCGATCCGGAGATCATCGTCGTGGGCGGAGAAGCCGTGCAATTCGGTGATGCGCTACTCGACCCGATCCGCAAAACAATGGAGGAATTCGCGTTCTTCACCAAGCCGGAACTCGTCGCAGATTGGGTTCCGAGTTCCTGGGCAAGGGGCGCTGCCGCACTCGCGACGCAGAACATTTTCGACTTCGAACGCTCACCAAGTGGTTGATGGGCTGAGGAGGCCCCGGGATTTGGCGGGATCGCACGTTGAGCAGGGTCGCTGATCCGCGGGTGCCAGGTGGCCAAAATCAATTTCCAAGCGGGTAACTCCTATGTCTTTCAGCAGGTGATCATTTAGAGCCGAAAGCGCACAGCTGGTGGCTGGCGGTTCCTCCCTGCCGCCAAATGTTCCAATGACGGCCCGCAATATTTTGAGCATCCACTCCACCGTTCGGAGCGGCCGTTTTGTGGCTGACGTCATTTGCAATGCTCTCCAATTTGGCGGCTGCAATTTGCGAACTCTGCAGAGGTGGACGGCGTGAGGCTACGCAATCACCGGTTCCCTTTTTGCCTTGGGCCGGCAAGTGGTCTCCGCCGGATGTTTTCACGGAAGAGGCACTGCCGTCCTAATGCAGGCCACTCCTGCTGAGTGTACGATCGCCGGATTAGAGCCGCGCTTCGAGGATCAGGTTGAACGGCGTTTCCATGGCGCGGCGGAAACGGGTGAAGCCCGCCTTGCGGAAGACTCCTGCCAGGCGGGCTTCGCCGGCCTGCGCACCAAGTACCATACGGCCGCCATCTGCAATTGCGTGGGCGCAGCAGATCGTCGTGGAAGCCGCATAATACATTCTGGCAACCGGCGAGATATTGTCTTCCACCCGATCGTTGGCGAAGGGTTCCACGAGTACGACCGTACCATCTGGTGCAATCGCCTTAGCGGCATGTGCGGCCGCGGCAACGGGATCTCCCATATCGTGCAGGCAATCGAAGAAGCAGATCAGGTCGTAGCCGGTTCCTGGATAGTTGTCGGCCGGAGCTGCCGCGAACGTTGCCTGCTCCGAAACGCCTGTCATGGTGGCAACCTTCCGGGCTTCGATCAGGGAGCCCTGATGAGTGTCGAAGCCACAAAATCTCGAAGCCGGAAATGCCTTGGCCATGAGGGCGGTGGAATGTCCGTGTCCGCAGCCGATATCGGCCACAAATGCCCCGGCCTTGAGCTTTTCGACGACTCCATCGAGAGCCGGCAGCCATTCGGCGACCAAGCTTGCCTTGTACGCATTGCGGTAGAAGGCGGCAACTCCGCAATAGAGACGTCCGTCATGGTCGCCCCACGGTACGCCGTTGCCAGTGCGGAAGGCCTCTACCGCCTTGTCCTCGTCCGCCCACATTGAAGCAGGGACTGCCCAGGCGTTAGGAATGAAGACAGGGCTATCCTCGTCGGCAAGGACAAGCGCTTGCTCCGGCGTGAGCTCATATGTACCGCTGATCGCGTGGTAAGCGACATAGCCGCCAGCGACCTGCGAATTGAGCCATTCGCGAACGTAGCGTTCGGCGCATCCGGCGCGGCGGGCAAGCTCGTGCGATGTAAGCGGGCCTGCTTCGGCCATTGTCTTATAAAGGCCGAGCCGGTTTCCAAGACTCACCATCACGCCGCCATAGCCGGCCGAAAGATCTCCGACCACGCGCGAAAGAAGCGTATCTAGCTTTGCCGAATCGATCGTGCTGATTTGGACATGTCCCATTTCAATTCCCCTGTTCAAAAGCCTTCGGAAGCGGAGGGCGGGGAGAGCATCGCAGTTTTAGGGAGTGCCCGGCAGAGCGGAACTGTCCAGAAACGGGCCGATCGTGCCACATCACCGGGGCGTGGCGCGGTTGCCCCATCCGCGTTATCGTGTCGTCCTTGCGTCAAAGGAAATCTAACATGCTGCAAAACGCTGAGCAGACGGGTCCGGAGCCGCTCCATGTCAGCCTCATCGCTATTCCCGAGGCCGTGGTGTCGACGCTGAGTGGCATCTTCGACGTGATGAACGCCTTTGTTATTATGCCTCCGCTAGGCGACGCACAGCGCCGCGCGCCACCGTTCCAGGTCGAGATTGTTGGGCTCGAATCCGGGCCGCTGTCGCTTGCCAGTCGCGTCCCCGTCATGGTCCAACGCAGCATTGCCGCACTTGATACGACCGACATCATTATCGTCCCTTCCATCCTGCTTGGCCCTGAG
It encodes:
- a CDS encoding 3-oxoacid CoA-transferase subunit A, which gives rise to MDKTIRSAAEAVCEISDGASIMIGGFGGSGAPIELIHALIDKGPKSLTVINNNAGNGRIGIAAMIDAGMVRKMICSFPRSSDPRAFTQRYLAGEIELELVPQGTLAERIRAAGAGIPAFYTPTAYGTELAEGKIVAEFDGRHYVQERWLKADFAIVKAHIGDLHGNLTYNKAGRNFNPLMCMAAAKTIAQVSKIVPAGGIDPEHVVTPGIFVDRLVEISNPQQEEELVRAGVAYL
- a CDS encoding IclR family transcriptional regulator produces the protein MRETDFVSGFARGLKVIEAFGETHQRLSITEASKLAGLDRATVRRSLLTLAELGYADYDGKFFTLTPKILRLGHAYLSATPLPLQIQPHLDQLSEKAGQSASASVLDGSEIVYIARASQRRVMSINLTPGSRLPAYCASMGRVLLAALPESEARAILGRTELKQNTPNTKTDLEDLIAEFRRIRSKGYAIIDQELEIGLCSIAVPVENDRGKTVAAINIGAPAAHAPASEMAGRYLPLLQETQRALRLVLR
- a CDS encoding helix-turn-helix domain-containing protein — protein: MTKFVPTYELYGESAGKKPDFWVHCETIPSRSSLHHWEIRLHRHESFLQILYIDSGSGDAIFGQERHAIHPRSVITVPPGLRHGFRFSKDIDGFVITVLASHLKATPGDRSWFGEWLAKPHLTELDMQNEDAAYVAQTLTRLGEEFSGRRSGRNDLLDAYLTSALQLTARICEGAESEMADENSRRMEVLSGLMQQHLRGHKPAAFYARALGISPTHLNRIVKASTGHSMHELIARKLTDEAKRELVFTFGSVQEIGYRLGFADPAYFSRFFLKRTGETPRIWRMAERTRLGV
- the pobA gene encoding 4-hydroxybenzoate 3-monooxygenase — protein: MRTQVAIIGSGPSGLLLGQLLTEAGIENVILDRVGKDYILGRVRAGVLEEGTVNLMDQAKAGARMHAEGLPHDGFSLAFDGRDHRIDLFGLTGGKRVMVYGQTELTRDLMDHREKSGTLTIYDAADVQPHEFNGRLPCVTYNKDGTTHRIDCDFIAGCDGFHGASRKAVPESSLRAFEKVYPFGWLGILADVPPVSHELIYANHPRGFALCSMRSQTRSRYYIQCPLDEKIENWGDDRFWAELRRRLPTHHADAVITAPSFEKSIAPLRSFVSEPMRFGRLFLVGDAAHIVPPTGAKGLNLAASDVHYLFGGLIEHYQDRSDAGIDAYSERALSRVWKAVRFSWSMTRMMHRFPDTSDFDQKIQEAELDYLTHSQAAATALAENYVGLPY
- a CDS encoding beta-galactosidase trimerization domain-containing protein, encoding MLGQWSSRFASGRAAITNRKVGRGRAVYIGTYLTEALVEGLADQLFAHTGIAPLIADLPANMEVTVREAADRKLLFVLNTDEGRVEVSSLPTGVDLLTGKEVNGCLSLGPHESVVIRF
- a CDS encoding ROK family protein, which translates into the protein MIKGEIYHGSHSAAGKLGHTTSVPNGRLCECGRRGCLMAHAAEPYMLDEWQSRSGSSISRDEFARSVEHQEDLALSILSDCGSRIGRHLADMVNLFDPEIIVVGGEAVQFGDALLDPIRKTMEEFAFFTKPELVADWVPSSWARGAAALATQNIFDFERSPSG
- a CDS encoding class I SAM-dependent methyltransferase, giving the protein MGHVQISTIDSAKLDTLLSRVVGDLSAGYGGVMVSLGNRLGLYKTMAEAGPLTSHELARRAGCAERYVREWLNSQVAGGYVAYHAISGTYELTPEQALVLADEDSPVFIPNAWAVPASMWADEDKAVEAFRTGNGVPWGDHDGRLYCGVAAFYRNAYKASLVAEWLPALDGVVEKLKAGAFVADIGCGHGHSTALMAKAFPASRFCGFDTHQGSLIEARKVATMTGVSEQATFAAAPADNYPGTGYDLICFFDCLHDMGDPVAAAAHAAKAIAPDGTVVLVEPFANDRVEDNISPVARMYYAASTTICCAHAIADGGRMVLGAQAGEARLAGVFRKAGFTRFRRAMETPFNLILEARL